From a single Drosophila sulfurigaster albostrigata strain 15112-1811.04 chromosome 3, ASM2355843v2, whole genome shotgun sequence genomic region:
- the LOC133840998 gene encoding actin-like protein 53D, with translation MSRIFMPSRIEINITDQRALQILFKSLTPPVAEMNTEDNLANAVVIDNGSGICKAGFSTESTPRIVFPSIVGRPRHLNVILDSAINDCVIGDNAVRKRGILTLKYPIEHGIVTNWSDMEKIWNHTFERLRVESEEHPVLLTEPPLNPKKNREKMTEIMFENFRVPALYVAIQAVLSLYATGRTIGIVVDSGDGVTHTVPIYEGYALPHACMRMDLAGRDLTDYMGKLLMERGLTLSTSAEREIVREIKEKLCYVATNFDEEFQQFGINKSELNTIYELPDGQKIIIGSECIRCPEALFKPSMLGQEAPGLHEAIYNSIIKCDMDLRRDMYSNIVLSGGTTMFRNIEVRLQQDISTMAPSTMRIKITANPERCFAVWSGGSVLASLSSFQNMWIDASEYDEVGPSIIHRKCF, from the exons ATGTCTCGAATTTTTATGCCTTCtcgaattgaaattaatataactgACCAAAGGGCACTACAAATTCTGTTCAAATCTCTAACGCCTC CTGTTGCCGAGATGAATACGGAAGACAATCTAGCAAACGCAGTGGTCATCGATAATGGATCTGGGATTTGCAAGGCCGGTTTCTCAACTGAGTCGACGCCCCGCATTGTCTTTCCATCAATTGTGGGTAGGCCACGCCATTTAAATGTCATTTTGGACTCGGCTATCAATGATTGCGTCATTGGCGACAATGCGGTCAGGAAGCGAGGAATTTTGACGCTAAAGTATCCAATCGAGCATGGCATAGTAACTAATTGGTCCGACATGGAAAAGATATGGAATCACACATTCGAGAGACTACGTGTCGAATCTGAAGAACATCCCGTCCTTCTCACTGAGCCGCCATTGAATCCCAAAAAGAATCGAGAAAAAATGACCGAAATTATGTTTGAGAATTTTCGAGTACCTGCATTATACGTGGCCATTCAAGCCGTGCTTTCACTTTATGCCACTGGTCGTACtattggcattgttgttgattcCGGAGATGGCGTTACTCACACTGTGCCCATCTACGAAGGCTACGCTTTGCCTCATGCGTGCATGCGCATGGATTTGGCTGGTCGTGATTTAACGGATTACATGGGCAAATTACTTATGGAACGCGGTCTCACATTGAGCACCAGTGCTGAGCGTGAAATCGTTAGGGAAATTAAAGAGAAACTGTGTTACGTAGCCACCAACTTCGATGAGGAATTCCAACAGTTCGGAATCAACAAGAGTGAATTGAACACAATATACGAGCTGCCCGATGGCCAAAAGATAATCATTGGCAGCGAGTGCATTCGATGCCCAGAGGCGCTGTTTAAGCCTAGCATGCTTGGCCAAGAGGCGCCGGGTCTCCATGAGGCCATCTACAATTCGATTATCAAGTGTGATATGGATTTGCGCAGGGATATGTATTCTAATATCGTACTTTCGGGTGGTACTACCATGTTCCGCAACATCGAGGTGCGTCTGCAGCAGGACATTTCGACAATGGCGCCGTCAACAATGCGCATCAAAATTACAGCCAACCCTGAGCGTTGCTTTGCTGTCTGGTCGGGTGGCTCAGTTTTGGCGTCGCTGTCTAGTTTCCAAAATATGTGGATCGATGCATCAGAATATGATGAGGTTGGCCCGAGCATAATACACCGCAAGTGTTTCTAG
- the LOC133842119 gene encoding vitamin K epoxide reductase complex subunit 1, producing MKSMRAQHPFCTAQLQTGLPDITALLIGNLDMNFFWQLGNCVSQQVVTAGQKNRTRSELIIPARPKMCSSNRGNLEKRTFFDRPTATPNYTRLRVLCICGLVISIYSLYVKVQLDYDDSYAAMCDLAEQVSCTAVFKSEYGRGFGLTQLIFGASSTYLNPPNGSIGVVFYVLLFISSFYERRWICQLQLLSAIVSLLLCIYLGGLLLLVLYDCCVVCVCIYAVHTLLLMEVYGRYRRIYTTKAKAATK from the exons ATGAAGTCCATGCGAGCACAGCATCCTTTCTGCACTGCGCAACTGCAAACAGGGTTGCCAGATATCACCGCATTGCTTATAGGAAATCTCGATATGAATTTCTTTTGGCAGCTTGGCAACTGTGTAAGCCAACAGGTAGTCACAGCTGGTCAAAAGAATAGAACCAGGTCTGAGCTCATTATTCCTGCCCGCCCGAAGATGTGCAGTAGCAACAGAGGTAATCTGGAGAAAAGGACCTTTTTTGACAGGCCCACAGCCACGCCCAATTACACCCGCTTGCGAGTGTTGTGCATCTGTGGTCTGGTAATTTCTATTTACTCGTTATACGTAAAAGTTCAGCTGGACTATGATGATAGCTACGCAGCCATGTGTGATCTGGCGGAACAAGTTAGTTGCACCGCAGTTTTCAAATCGGA GTACGGGCGTGGTTTTGGTTTGACGCAGCTAATCTTTGGTGCTTCCTCAACGTATTTAAATCCGCCCAATGGCTCCATTGGTGTCGTCTTCTATGTGTTGCTCTTCATATCCT CTTTTTATGAACGACGTTGGATTTGCCAACTACAGCTGCTATCCGCGATTGTATCTCTTCTGCTATGCATCTATCTTGGGGGACTACTGCTCCTGGTGCTCTACGATTGCTGTGTGGTCTGCGTCTGCATTTATGCCGTTCATACGTTGCTCCTTATGGAGGTTTATGGACGCTACAGGCGAATCTatacaacaaaagccaaagcagctaccaaatga
- the LOC133843642 gene encoding pro-resilin isoform X1: protein MFKLFGLTLLLTAAVLARPEPPVNSYLPPSPSDSYGAPGQGGGQGQGGFGGKPSDQYGAPGNGNGNGNGRPSSSYGAPGQGQGGFGGKPSDQYGAPGNGNGNGNGRPSSSYGAPGQGQGGFGGKPSDQYGAPGNGNGNGNGRPSSSYGAPGQGQNGFAGKPSDQYGAPGNGKGNGGPSSTYGAPGLGQNGFGGKPSEQYGAPGRGNGNGRPSSTYGAPGQGQNGFGGKPSDQYGAPGKPSDQYGAPGNGKGNGGPSSSYGAPGQGQGGGFGGKPSDQYGAPGNGNGNGRPSSSYGAPGQGQGQGGFGGKPSDSYGPPASGSGAGGAGGAGGAGGGADYDNDIVEYEADQQGYRPQVRYEGDANADGNGGAGGQNLGQNGYSNGRPGGQDLGQNGYSNGRPGGQDLGQNGYSNGRPGGQDLGQNGYSNGRPGGQDLGQNGYSNGRPGGQDLGQNGYSNGRPGGQDLGQNGYSNGRPGGQDLGQNGYSNGRPGGNGGSDGGRVIIGGRVIGQDNGDGQGYSNGRPDGQDGGFGQDNIDGRGYSSGKPGQGRNGNGNGNGHHGNGFGPGGQNGDNDGSGYRY, encoded by the exons ATGTTCAAGTTATTTGGCCTAACGCTTTTATTGACGGCTGCGGTGCTGGCACGCCCTGAGCCGCCAGTTAACTCCTACCTGCCACCCTCGCCCTCCGACAGCTATGGAGCTCCGGGTCAGGGAGGTGGACAGGGACAAGGCGGCTTTGGCGGCAAACCATCGGATCAGTATGGTGCTCcgggcaatggcaacggcaacggcaatggTCGTCCCTCGAGCAGCTACGGTGCTCCCGGTCAGGGACAGGGAGGTTTCGGCGGCAAACCCTCCGATCAGTACGGTGCTCCAGGCAATGGTAATGGAAATGGCAACGGTCGCCCCTCAAGCAGCTATGGTGCTCCCGGTCAGGGACAGGGCGGCTTCGGTGGCAAACCCTCCGATCAGTACGGTGCTCCAGGCAATGGtaatggaaatggcaatggTCGCCCCTCAAGCAGCTATGGTGCTCCTGGTCAGGGCCAAAACGGTTTCGCTGGCAAGCCATCAGATCAATATGGTGCTCCTGGTAACGGTAAGGGCAATGGTGGTCCATCCAGCACTTATGGTGCTCCCGGTCTGGGCCAAAATGGATTCGGCGGCAAACCTTCGGAACAGTATGGCGCTCCTGGCCGTGGTAATGGAAATGGTCGTCCATCAAGCACATACGGAGCTCCTGGTCAGGGCCAAAACGGCTTTGGTGGCAAGCCCTCAGATCAATATGGCGCCCCCGGCAAACCATCCGATCAGTATGGTGCTCCAGGAAATGGTAAGGGTAATGGCGGCCCATCTAGCAGCTATGGTGCTCCTGGTCAAGGACAGGGCGGCGGCTTTGGTGGCAAACCTTCGGATCAATATGGCGCTcctggcaatggcaatggtaACGGTCGTCCATCTAGTAGCTACGGTGCTCCTGGACAGGGCCAAGGACAGGGTGGATTCGGTGGCAAACCCTCCGACTCATATGGTCCCCCAGCTTCGGGATCTGGTGCTGGCGGTGCTGGCGGCGCTGGTGGTGCCGGTGGTGGCGCTGACTATGACAACGAC atCGTTGAGTATGAGGCCGATCAACAAGGATATCGCCCACAGGTTCGTTATGAAGGAGATGCTAATGCTGACGGCAACGGCGGCGCTGGTGGTCAAAATTTGGGCCAGAATGGTTACTCTAATGGACGTCCCGGTGGTCAAGATCTCGGCCAGAACGGTTATTCCAATGGTCGTCCAGGTGGTCAGGATTTGGGACAAAATGGTTACTCCAATGGTCGCCCCGGTGGTCAGGATTTGGGTCAGAATGGTTATTCTAATGGACGTCCCGGTGGTCAGGATTTAGGACAAAATGGTTACTCCAATGGTCGTCCAGGTGGTCAAGATTTGGGACAAAATGGTTACTCCAATGGCCGTCCAGGTGGTCAAGATCTAGGCCAGAATGGTTACTCGAACGGTCGTCCCGGTGGTCAAGATTTGGGACAGAATGGTTACTCGAACGGTCGCCCAGGTGGAAATGGTGGCTCTGACGGAGGTCGCGTGATTATCGGTGGCCGTGTCATTGGTCAGGATAATGGTGATGGTCAGGGTTACTCAAACGGTCGTCCCGATGGCCAGGATGGTGGCTTTGGACAGGACAACATTGATGGCCGAGGTTATTCCAGCGGCAAGCCTGGCCAGGGacgcaatggcaatggcaatggaaatggTCATCATGGCAATGGCTTCGGACCCGGTGGCCAGAATGGTGATAACGACGGCAGCGGCTACAGATATTAG
- the LOC133843642 gene encoding pro-resilin isoform X2: protein MFKLFGLTLLLTAAVLARPEPPVNSYLPPSPSDSYGAPGQGGGQGQGGFGGKPSDQYGAPGNGNGNGNGRPSSSYGAPGQGQGGFGGKPSDQYGAPGNGNGNGNGRPSSSYGAPGQGQGGFGGKPSDQYGAPGNGNGNGNGRPSSSYGAPGQGQNGFAGKPSDQYGAPGNGKGNGGPSSTYGAPGLGQNGFGGKPSEQYGAPGRGNGNGRPSSTYGAPGQGQNGFGGKPSDQYGAPGKPSDQYGAPGNGKGNGGPSSSYGAPGQGQGGGFGGKPSDQYGAPGNGNGNGRPSSSYGAPGQGQGQGGFGGKPSDSYGPPASGSGAGGAGGAGGAGGGADYDNDEPAKYEFNYQVEDAPSGLSFGHSEMRDGDFTTGQYNVLLPDGRKQIVEYEADQQGYRPQVRYEGDANADGNGGAGGQNLGQNGYSNGRPGGQDLGQNGYSNGRPGGQDLGQNGYSNGRPGGQDLGQNGYSNGRPGGQDLGQNGYSNGRPGGQDLGQNGYSNGRPGGQDLGQNGYSNGRPGGQDLGQNGYSNGRPGGNGGSDGGRVIIGGRVIGQDNGDGQGYSNGRPDGQDGGFGQDNIDGRGYSSGKPGQGRNGNGNGNGHHGNGFGPGGQNGDNDGSGYRY, encoded by the exons ATGTTCAAGTTATTTGGCCTAACGCTTTTATTGACGGCTGCGGTGCTGGCACGCCCTGAGCCGCCAGTTAACTCCTACCTGCCACCCTCGCCCTCCGACAGCTATGGAGCTCCGGGTCAGGGAGGTGGACAGGGACAAGGCGGCTTTGGCGGCAAACCATCGGATCAGTATGGTGCTCcgggcaatggcaacggcaacggcaatggTCGTCCCTCGAGCAGCTACGGTGCTCCCGGTCAGGGACAGGGAGGTTTCGGCGGCAAACCCTCCGATCAGTACGGTGCTCCAGGCAATGGTAATGGAAATGGCAACGGTCGCCCCTCAAGCAGCTATGGTGCTCCCGGTCAGGGACAGGGCGGCTTCGGTGGCAAACCCTCCGATCAGTACGGTGCTCCAGGCAATGGtaatggaaatggcaatggTCGCCCCTCAAGCAGCTATGGTGCTCCTGGTCAGGGCCAAAACGGTTTCGCTGGCAAGCCATCAGATCAATATGGTGCTCCTGGTAACGGTAAGGGCAATGGTGGTCCATCCAGCACTTATGGTGCTCCCGGTCTGGGCCAAAATGGATTCGGCGGCAAACCTTCGGAACAGTATGGCGCTCCTGGCCGTGGTAATGGAAATGGTCGTCCATCAAGCACATACGGAGCTCCTGGTCAGGGCCAAAACGGCTTTGGTGGCAAGCCCTCAGATCAATATGGCGCCCCCGGCAAACCATCCGATCAGTATGGTGCTCCAGGAAATGGTAAGGGTAATGGCGGCCCATCTAGCAGCTATGGTGCTCCTGGTCAAGGACAGGGCGGCGGCTTTGGTGGCAAACCTTCGGATCAATATGGCGCTcctggcaatggcaatggtaACGGTCGTCCATCTAGTAGCTACGGTGCTCCTGGACAGGGCCAAGGACAGGGTGGATTCGGTGGCAAACCCTCCGACTCATATGGTCCCCCAGCTTCGGGATCTGGTGCTGGCGGTGCTGGCGGCGCTGGTGGTGCCGGTGGTGGCGCTGACTATGACAACGAC GAACCCGCTAAATACGAATTTAATTATCAAGTTGAGGACGCTCCAAGTGGGCTCTCATTTGGTCATTCAGAGATGCGCGACGGTGACTTCACCACCGGCCAGTACAATGTTCTGTTGCCCGATGGAAGGAAGCAA atCGTTGAGTATGAGGCCGATCAACAAGGATATCGCCCACAGGTTCGTTATGAAGGAGATGCTAATGCTGACGGCAACGGCGGCGCTGGTGGTCAAAATTTGGGCCAGAATGGTTACTCTAATGGACGTCCCGGTGGTCAAGATCTCGGCCAGAACGGTTATTCCAATGGTCGTCCAGGTGGTCAGGATTTGGGACAAAATGGTTACTCCAATGGTCGCCCCGGTGGTCAGGATTTGGGTCAGAATGGTTATTCTAATGGACGTCCCGGTGGTCAGGATTTAGGACAAAATGGTTACTCCAATGGTCGTCCAGGTGGTCAAGATTTGGGACAAAATGGTTACTCCAATGGCCGTCCAGGTGGTCAAGATCTAGGCCAGAATGGTTACTCGAACGGTCGTCCCGGTGGTCAAGATTTGGGACAGAATGGTTACTCGAACGGTCGCCCAGGTGGAAATGGTGGCTCTGACGGAGGTCGCGTGATTATCGGTGGCCGTGTCATTGGTCAGGATAATGGTGATGGTCAGGGTTACTCAAACGGTCGTCCCGATGGCCAGGATGGTGGCTTTGGACAGGACAACATTGATGGCCGAGGTTATTCCAGCGGCAAGCCTGGCCAGGGacgcaatggcaatggcaatggaaatggTCATCATGGCAATGGCTTCGGACCCGGTGGCCAGAATGGTGATAACGACGGCAGCGGCTACAGATATTAG